A window of Clostridia bacterium contains these coding sequences:
- a CDS encoding spore maturation protein, whose product MAEFISAISSWAIPAIILVILIYGIVKDVKVYEAFIEGAKEGIMTAVKVIPYLMAMIIAITMFKESGAMNLLIFALTPIAKLIGIPSEVLPLAVMRPLSGSASLGMVADIIKNYGADSSVGRIASTMMGSTETIFYTLAVYFGAVGIRNSRYTLKAALIADIVGVIASVWICTLVFG is encoded by the coding sequence ATGGCTGAATTTATTTCTGCTATTTCAAGCTGGGCTATACCTGCTATCATTTTAGTCATATTGATCTACGGGATTGTTAAGGATGTAAAAGTTTATGAAGCTTTTATAGAAGGAGCGAAGGAAGGTATTATGACAGCTGTAAAGGTGATTCCCTATTTGATGGCTATGATAATAGCTATCACCATGTTTAAAGAGTCAGGTGCTATGAATCTTTTGATATTTGCATTGACCCCTATAGCCAAACTTATAGGAATTCCTTCTGAAGTGTTGCCCCTAGCGGTTATGCGTCCTTTGTCCGGCAGTGCATCTTTGGGGATGGTGGCGGACATAATAAAAAATTATGGTGCAGATTCATCGGTGGGAAGAATAGCGTCTACCATGATGGGATCCACGGAGACTATATTTTATACCTTGGCAGTATACTTCGGAGCAGTGGGAATAAGAAATTCCAGATATACATTAAAAGCCGCATTAATTGCGGATATTGTAGGTGTTATAGCCTCTGTATGGATATGCACCCTAGTTTTTGGATAA
- the metG gene encoding methionine--tRNA ligase: MEQKNTFYITTPIYYPSDKLHIGHSYTTVAADAMARFKRLLGYDVKFLTGTDEHGQKIERIAKENGVTPKEYVDKIVEGINRLWDLLGISNDQFIRTTDGQHKEIVQKIFKKLYDQGDIYKDEYEGWYCTPCESFWTQTQLEDGKCPDCGRDVELVKEESYFFRLSKYQDRLIKHIQDHPDFIQPQSRQNEMINNFLKPGLEDLCVSRTSFKWGIPVTFDEKHVIYVWIDALSNYITALGYLTDDDSEFKKYWPADIHLVGKEIIRFHTIIWPAMLMALDLELPKKVFGHGWLILEGGKMSKSKGNVVDPVVLVDRYGVDAIRYFLLREVPFGSDGVFSNEALINRINSDLANDLGNLLNRTIAMVDKYFDGVVPQPEEDEQQVDKELKSLAGDTVANVEELMDKLLFSDALSDIWKFIGRTNKYIDQTMPWALAKDEKNKGRLGTVMYNLCECIRMVSVLIQPFMPNTPFNIWEQLGIQQGPFTEWDSIKSFGAFPAGNKVKRGQAIFPRLDVEKELKAMEKVTEKVAKPENKKDEPKIKDEITIEDFEKLDLRVAEVVAAEKVKGADKLLKLQLKLGDEKRQVVSGIAEHYTPQDIVGKRVILVANLKPVKLRGILSEGMILAASDENILSLGTVDRPIDSGTTVS; this comes from the coding sequence ATGGAGCAAAAAAACACATTCTATATTACTACGCCTATCTACTATCCAAGTGATAAATTGCACATAGGGCATTCTTATACTACTGTAGCAGCAGATGCAATGGCTAGATTTAAGAGACTGTTAGGATATGATGTAAAGTTTTTAACAGGAACAGATGAGCACGGACAAAAGATAGAGAGAATAGCCAAGGAAAATGGCGTTACACCCAAAGAGTATGTGGATAAAATAGTTGAAGGTATAAACCGGTTGTGGGATCTTTTAGGTATATCAAATGACCAATTTATAAGAACCACTGATGGACAGCATAAAGAAATTGTACAAAAGATATTCAAAAAGTTATACGATCAGGGGGATATATATAAGGATGAATATGAAGGATGGTATTGTACTCCCTGCGAATCTTTCTGGACTCAAACACAGCTGGAGGATGGGAAATGCCCCGACTGTGGAAGGGATGTGGAGCTGGTAAAGGAAGAGAGTTATTTCTTCAGGCTCTCCAAGTATCAGGATAGGCTTATAAAACACATACAGGACCATCCTGATTTTATACAGCCCCAGTCCAGGCAAAATGAGATGATAAACAATTTCCTAAAGCCGGGCTTGGAAGACTTATGTGTATCCAGGACTTCCTTTAAATGGGGAATACCTGTTACCTTTGATGAAAAACATGTTATATATGTATGGATAGATGCACTTTCCAATTATATTACTGCTCTAGGGTATCTTACAGATGATGATTCGGAGTTTAAAAAATACTGGCCGGCAGATATACATCTTGTGGGAAAAGAGATAATAAGATTTCATACGATAATATGGCCTGCTATGCTGATGGCACTGGACTTGGAACTTCCTAAAAAGGTGTTTGGTCATGGATGGCTGATATTAGAAGGTGGCAAGATGTCCAAGTCCAAGGGCAATGTGGTGGATCCGGTAGTCTTAGTTGATAGATACGGTGTGGATGCCATCAGATATTTTCTTTTGAGAGAGGTGCCTTTCGGTTCTGATGGAGTGTTTTCCAATGAAGCCTTGATAAACAGGATAAACTCGGATTTAGCAAACGATTTGGGCAACCTTTTAAACAGGACCATCGCCATGGTGGATAAGTATTTTGACGGGGTGGTGCCCCAGCCGGAGGAGGATGAACAGCAGGTAGACAAGGAGCTCAAAAGTCTTGCAGGGGATACTGTGGCCAATGTAGAAGAATTGATGGATAAACTGCTGTTTAGCGATGCTTTGAGTGATATATGGAAGTTTATAGGCAGAACTAACAAATATATAGATCAGACAATGCCCTGGGCCCTTGCAAAGGATGAGAAAAACAAGGGTAGACTGGGTACTGTAATGTATAATCTATGCGAATGTATCAGGATGGTTTCGGTATTGATACAGCCCTTCATGCCTAATACGCCCTTTAATATATGGGAACAGCTAGGGATACAACAAGGACCGTTTACTGAATGGGATAGTATAAAAAGCTTTGGGGCATTTCCGGCAGGGAACAAGGTAAAACGTGGGCAGGCAATATTTCCAAGGCTGGATGTTGAAAAGGAATTAAAAGCGATGGAAAAGGTTACTGAAAAAGTTGCAAAGCCGGAAAATAAAAAGGATGAGCCCAAGATTAAGGATGAAATAACTATAGAGGACTTTGAAAAGTTGGATTTAAGAGTGGCAGAAGTTGTAGCTGCTGAAAAGGTGAAAGGTGCTGATAAGCTGCTCAAGCTGCAATTAAAGCTGGGAGATGAGAAAAGACAGGTGGTATCAGGGATAGCAGAGCACTATACCCCTCAAGATATAGTGGGCAAACGGGTTATATTGGTGGCTAACTTAAAGCCGGTAAAGCTTAGAGGCATATTATCTGAAGGTATGATACTGGCTGCTTCCGATGAAAACATATTGTCATTGGGAACAGTGGATCGTCCTATAGATAGCGGTACTACCGTGAGCTAG
- a CDS encoding nucleoside recognition domain-containing protein, with translation MVNKIWFAMIVISIAIAFMNGDVDKITGATLDGGKFALELSVNLMVVMGVWLGLMNVAKKSGLMDKISDKMRPVICFLFPDIPKGHPAIGSISANIIANMMGLGNAATPIGIKAMKDMQSLNQQKHTATHSMCMFLVINTSSVQLIPATVIAIRSSAGSANPQDIIGTALAATICSTIAGVAAAKLLHRFDRV, from the coding sequence ATAAAATATGGTTTGCCATGATAGTCATCAGCATAGCGATTGCATTTATGAATGGTGATGTGGATAAAATAACCGGGGCTACTTTGGATGGAGGTAAATTTGCCCTTGAATTGTCTGTCAATCTGATGGTTGTGATGGGGGTTTGGCTGGGACTTATGAATGTGGCAAAAAAATCAGGTTTGATGGATAAGATATCTGATAAGATGAGGCCGGTTATATGCTTTTTATTTCCTGATATTCCCAAAGGACACCCTGCAATAGGTTCTATATCGGCAAATATAATTGCCAATATGATGGGTTTGGGAAATGCTGCTACTCCCATAGGTATAAAAGCCATGAAGGATATGCAAAGTCTCAACCAACAAAAACATACTGCTACACATTCTATGTGCATGTTTTTGGTGATAAATACTTCTTCTGTTCAGCTGATACCTGCCACTGTTATTGCCATAAGAAGTTCTGCCGGTTCTGCCAACCCTCAGGATATAATAGGCACTGCCCTTGCTGCAACTATATGTTCTACGATAGCAGGAGTTGCAGCGGCAAAATTGTTGCACAGGTTTGACAGGGTGTAA